Proteins encoded together in one Pseudomonas sp. TCU-HL1 window:
- a CDS encoding isobutyryl-CoA dehydrogenase has protein sequence MDFDLNEEQRLLVDSARAFASHELTPSAADWDRDHHFPLEVIRRAAEQGYLGLYIAEEDGGLGLSRLSASLIFEQLAAGCVATTAYLTIHNMAAWMLASFGDAELKARWLPGLISGELLASYCLTEPDAGSDAAHLRTRARRDGDHYIVDGSKCFISGAGSTQVLIVMARTGEDGAKGISCLLIPADAEGIRYGRNEDKMGWRAQPTRTITFEGVRVPVGNRIGPEGQGFVYAMKGLDGGRLNIASCSLGAAQAALEQSLRYVEERKQFGRPLAEFQALQFKLADMLTALTASRQMVRLAAHRLDQRHAEASLYCAMAKRFATDQCFELCNEALQLHGGYGYLNDYPLERWVRDTRVHQILEGTNEIMRVIVARRLLEQGGALDRLL, from the coding sequence ATGGATTTCGACCTCAACGAAGAACAACGCCTGCTGGTAGACAGCGCCCGAGCCTTCGCCAGCCATGAGCTGACGCCCTCCGCCGCGGACTGGGACCGCGACCACCACTTCCCGCTGGAGGTGATCCGCCGCGCTGCCGAGCAGGGCTACCTGGGGCTGTACATCGCCGAGGAGGATGGCGGGCTGGGCCTGTCCCGGCTGTCTGCCTCATTGATCTTCGAGCAGTTGGCCGCCGGCTGCGTGGCCACCACCGCCTACCTGACCATCCATAACATGGCCGCCTGGATGCTCGCCTCCTTCGGCGATGCCGAGCTGAAGGCGCGCTGGCTGCCCGGCCTGATCAGCGGCGAGCTGCTGGCCTCCTACTGCCTGACCGAACCGGACGCGGGCTCCGACGCCGCCCACCTGCGCACCCGGGCCCGGCGCGACGGTGACCACTACATAGTGGATGGCAGCAAATGCTTCATTTCCGGCGCGGGCAGCACCCAGGTGCTGATCGTCATGGCGCGCACCGGGGAAGATGGCGCCAAGGGAATTTCCTGCCTGCTGATACCCGCCGATGCCGAGGGCATCCGCTACGGACGCAACGAAGACAAGATGGGCTGGCGCGCCCAGCCCACCCGCACCATCACCTTCGAAGGCGTGCGCGTTCCCGTCGGCAACCGCATCGGTCCCGAGGGCCAGGGTTTCGTCTACGCCATGAAGGGGTTGGACGGCGGCCGCCTGAACATCGCCAGCTGCTCCCTCGGCGCCGCCCAGGCGGCCCTGGAGCAAAGCCTGCGCTATGTGGAAGAACGCAAACAATTCGGCAGGCCGCTGGCCGAGTTCCAGGCGCTGCAGTTCAAGCTCGCCGACATGCTCACGGCGCTTACCGCCAGCCGCCAGATGGTGCGCCTGGCGGCCCATCGCCTCGACCAGCGCCACGCCGAAGCCAGCCTCTACTGCGCCATGGCCAAGCGCTTCGCCACCGACCAATGCTTCGAGCTGTGCAACGAAGCCCTGCAACTGCATGGCGGATACGGCTACCTGAACGACTATCCTCTGGAGCGCTGGGTGCGGGATACCCGCGTGCACCAGATCCTCGAAGGCACGAATGAAATCATGCGCGTCATCGTGGCGCGCCGTTTACTGGAACAGGGCGGAGCCCTTGACCGCCTGTTGTAA